The Dethiosulfovibrio peptidovorans DSM 11002 genome has a window encoding:
- a CDS encoding carbon-nitrogen hydrolase family protein: MLTLKDTCRIAVVQAAPVMFDSEASTEKAVDLTKKAAEKGAELIVFPELFIPGYPYGITYGFTVGSRTAEGREDWKKYYDNSIVVPGPETEALGKAAEEAGAFLSIGVSERDALSATLYNSNLLFSPKGELLFSHRKLKPTGAERVVWGDGDKDLFPVAESPWGPIGSLICWESYMPLARVALYEKGVTLYISPNTNDNEEWQSTIRHIAIEGRCYFVNCDMYFTKDMYPKDLNCSDEIAKLPDTVCRGGSCVIDPYGHAVTETLWDEEAIIFAELDMQKVPASRMEFDPCGHYSRPDVLKLVVQDK, encoded by the coding sequence ATGCTCACGTTAAAGGACACATGTAGGATCGCAGTGGTCCAGGCGGCACCGGTCATGTTCGACAGCGAAGCCTCCACGGAAAAAGCCGTCGACCTTACCAAGAAAGCCGCCGAGAAAGGGGCGGAGCTGATCGTTTTTCCCGAGCTTTTCATTCCAGGCTATCCCTACGGGATCACCTACGGGTTCACGGTGGGAAGCAGGACCGCCGAAGGCCGGGAGGACTGGAAAAAATACTACGATAACTCCATAGTGGTCCCTGGTCCGGAGACAGAGGCTCTAGGTAAAGCCGCCGAGGAGGCCGGTGCGTTTTTGAGCATCGGAGTGTCGGAACGGGACGCCCTATCGGCGACGCTCTACAACTCCAACCTGCTGTTCTCCCCGAAAGGGGAACTGCTCTTCTCCCACAGGAAACTGAAGCCAACGGGGGCGGAACGGGTGGTCTGGGGCGACGGTGACAAAGACCTCTTCCCCGTGGCGGAATCGCCCTGGGGACCGATCGGAAGCCTGATCTGCTGGGAAAGCTACATGCCCCTGGCAAGGGTCGCCCTCTACGAAAAGGGAGTGACCCTCTACATCTCTCCCAACACCAACGACAACGAAGAATGGCAGTCCACCATTCGCCACATCGCCATAGAGGGACGATGCTACTTCGTCAACTGCGACATGTACTTCACGAAGGACATGTACCCCAAGGACCTGAACTGTTCCGACGAAATCGCTAAACTTCCTGACACGGTGTGCCGTGGCGGAAGCTGCGTCATAGATCCCTACGGTCACGCCGTGACTGAGACCCTATGGGACGAGGAAGCCATAATATTTGCCGAGCTGGACATGCAGAAGGTTCCGGCCAGCCGAATGGAGTTCGACCCCTGCGGCCACTACTCCAGACCGGACGTGCTGAAACTGGTGGTGCAGGATAAATAA
- a CDS encoding peptide chain release factor 3, with translation MTVSNSSELKRQIERRRTFGIISHPDAGKTTLTEKLLLFGGAITMAGAVKSRKASRHATSDWMSIEQERGISVTSSVMKFEYRDYEINLLDTPGHKDFSEDTYRVLTAVDSAVMVIDSVKGVEEQTRRLMEVCRMRNTPIMTFVNKLDREGMSPLEVMSDIEETLQIECAPLTWPVGMGKGYKGTYDIYRKKLTLFRAGFESLREQDMVTEISDLSDPRLDELLGSQADDLRGDVELLEGAANPFDLDDYLKGSQTPVFFGSAVNNFGVKEMLDSFVEIAPCPGPRKTTTRTVSPDEEEFSGFVFKIQANMDLAHRDRLAFMRICSGKFQRGMKVKHHRIGKDITMSNPTIFMAQDRELVDEAWPGDIVGIHNHGTIKIGDTFTDKEPLQYTGIPSFAPEHFRRVRLDSPMKSKQLHKGLLQLSEEGAIQVFRPINDNIFILGAVGVLQFDVAVARLKAEYSVDASYDSTPYSVARWVRCDDLKKMAEFEKTQQNNLAKDSADQLVYLAANNWDLKYVENHWPEVQFLKTCEHSGE, from the coding sequence ATGACCGTTAGCAACTCCTCGGAACTTAAAAGACAGATAGAGCGTCGCAGGACCTTCGGCATAATAAGCCACCCCGACGCGGGAAAGACGACCCTTACGGAGAAGCTCCTGCTCTTCGGAGGAGCCATAACAATGGCGGGAGCTGTGAAATCACGCAAGGCCTCCCGTCACGCCACCAGCGACTGGATGTCGATCGAGCAGGAAAGGGGAATTTCCGTCACCAGCTCGGTGATGAAGTTCGAATATCGGGACTACGAGATAAACCTGCTGGACACTCCGGGACACAAGGACTTTTCCGAGGACACATACAGGGTTCTCACCGCCGTGGACAGCGCCGTGATGGTTATAGACAGCGTCAAGGGGGTCGAGGAACAGACCAGGAGGCTCATGGAGGTCTGCCGGATGAGAAACACCCCCATCATGACCTTCGTGAACAAGCTGGACAGGGAGGGAATGTCACCCTTAGAGGTGATGTCCGACATAGAGGAAACCCTACAGATAGAGTGCGCCCCTCTCACCTGGCCGGTGGGAATGGGCAAGGGCTACAAGGGAACCTACGACATATACAGAAAAAAGCTCACCCTCTTCCGTGCCGGCTTCGAGTCCCTGAGGGAACAGGACATGGTGACGGAGATATCCGACCTGTCCGACCCCAGGCTGGACGAGCTTCTGGGATCCCAGGCGGACGACCTGAGAGGCGATGTGGAGCTTCTGGAGGGAGCGGCCAACCCCTTCGACCTGGACGACTACCTTAAGGGCAGCCAAACCCCGGTCTTCTTCGGAAGCGCCGTGAACAACTTCGGGGTCAAGGAGATGCTGGACAGCTTCGTGGAAATAGCCCCCTGCCCCGGCCCCAGGAAGACTACGACCAGGACGGTATCTCCCGACGAGGAGGAGTTCTCCGGCTTCGTTTTCAAGATACAGGCCAACATGGACCTGGCCCACAGGGACCGTCTGGCCTTCATGAGAATATGCTCGGGAAAATTTCAAAGAGGGATGAAGGTCAAGCACCACAGAATAGGCAAGGACATAACCATGTCCAACCCCACCATATTCATGGCCCAGGACAGAGAGCTGGTCGACGAGGCCTGGCCGGGGGACATCGTGGGCATACACAACCACGGCACCATAAAGATAGGGGACACCTTTACCGACAAAGAGCCCCTTCAGTACACTGGCATACCGAGCTTCGCGCCGGAGCATTTCAGAAGGGTCAGGCTGGACTCTCCCATGAAATCCAAACAGCTCCACAAGGGGCTGTTGCAGCTATCCGAAGAGGGAGCTATACAGGTTTTCCGGCCGATAAACGACAATATATTCATACTGGGAGCCGTCGGCGTGCTTCAGTTCGACGTGGCTGTGGCCAGGCTCAAGGCCGAGTACTCGGTGGACGCCAGCTACGACTCCACCCCATACTCGGTGGCACGGTGGGTCCGTTGCGACGACCTCAAGAAAATGGCCGAGTTCGAGAAAACCCAGCAGAACAACCTGGCCAAAGACAGCGCCGACCAGCTGGTCTACCTGGCGGCCAACAACTGGGACCTTAAGTACGTGGAGAACCACTGGCCGGAAGTACAGTTTCTGAAGACCTGCGAACACTCGGGGGAATAA
- a CDS encoding S10 family peptidase produces MKKSYLALLLGAFILTCLSSVGWAETEKDVVAPEEQPRSQEVVPEKAIVPLDASVTDHTVTVAGKKLNYRARAELMPVFDDKGDELGRVFYVGYSRTKVSGKDRPVTFAFNGGPGSSSLFLHMGAFGPKVVKSSPDGIGLPRPPYVVQDNGDTILEETDLVFVDPIGTGFSRGFDPESSESFWGVSEDVASVAQFIRMYLTREGRWGSPIYIAGESYGGIRATGLASALMDMGIMPSGIILVAPVASYGDLVPDSSNDRPYIHALPAMAAAAWYHGKLPEDLQSLPLEKVLSNARDWASGAYLKALWDGNGLSEEEFEVVLEGLNRYTSLPERDIKSLNLRVPPAVFLSGLLQEDRLMISRYDTRLTGPGGWYDYGEDPMFTLVGAPYYTAFMSYLRDDLDFSTDREYLSGNDEALYRWNFQSGSEGFVGYPNTVDLLASAMRRCDFLKVFVAMGAYDMTCTADSILYTLGRLDVPVERLKENVTVKTYDGGHMMYTNPSAKAALKSDLDRFFGGR; encoded by the coding sequence ATGAAAAAATCTTATCTGGCCCTGTTGTTGGGGGCGTTTATCTTAACCTGCCTGTCCTCCGTAGGATGGGCTGAGACGGAAAAGGATGTAGTTGCTCCGGAGGAACAGCCTAGGTCTCAGGAGGTCGTCCCGGAAAAGGCGATCGTGCCTTTGGACGCCTCCGTAACCGACCACACCGTGACGGTGGCAGGCAAGAAGTTGAACTATCGGGCCAGGGCTGAGTTGATGCCGGTGTTCGACGATAAGGGCGACGAACTGGGCAGGGTCTTCTACGTGGGCTACTCCAGGACGAAGGTCTCCGGAAAGGACAGACCTGTTACCTTCGCCTTCAACGGAGGCCCAGGCTCCTCGTCTCTTTTTCTCCACATGGGGGCTTTCGGCCCCAAGGTGGTCAAGTCCTCTCCCGATGGCATAGGCCTTCCCAGGCCTCCCTACGTCGTTCAGGACAACGGAGACACTATTCTGGAGGAGACGGACCTGGTTTTCGTCGATCCCATAGGGACCGGTTTCAGCAGAGGGTTCGATCCGGAGTCGAGCGAAAGTTTCTGGGGAGTTTCCGAGGACGTAGCTTCGGTCGCCCAGTTCATAAGGATGTATCTGACCAGAGAGGGCCGTTGGGGATCGCCTATATACATCGCCGGAGAGAGCTACGGTGGCATCAGGGCCACCGGGTTGGCGTCGGCTTTGATGGACATGGGCATAATGCCTTCCGGTATCATACTGGTGGCTCCGGTGGCGAGCTACGGCGACTTGGTTCCGGACAGCAGCAACGACAGGCCCTACATCCACGCTCTGCCCGCCATGGCGGCAGCGGCCTGGTATCATGGCAAGCTTCCGGAGGATCTTCAAAGCCTGCCTCTGGAGAAGGTCCTCTCCAATGCTAGGGACTGGGCCTCCGGCGCCTATCTGAAGGCTCTTTGGGACGGCAACGGGCTGTCCGAGGAGGAGTTCGAGGTAGTGCTGGAGGGGCTGAACCGCTATACGTCTCTTCCTGAGAGAGACATAAAAAGTCTGAACCTGAGGGTTCCTCCGGCGGTATTTCTCTCCGGGCTCCTCCAGGAGGATCGTCTCATGATCAGTCGCTACGATACGAGGCTCACCGGCCCGGGCGGCTGGTACGACTACGGAGAGGATCCCATGTTCACCCTGGTCGGTGCCCCTTACTACACGGCTTTCATGTCCTATCTCAGGGACGATCTCGATTTTTCCACCGACAGAGAATATCTGAGCGGTAACGACGAGGCTCTCTACCGCTGGAACTTCCAGTCCGGATCGGAGGGATTCGTAGGGTATCCCAACACAGTGGACCTCCTGGCCAGTGCTATGAGACGGTGCGACTTTCTCAAGGTATTCGTCGCCATGGGAGCTTACGATATGACCTGTACCGCCGATTCCATCCTCTATACGCTGGGACGTCTGGACGTTCCCGTGGAGAGGCTGAAGGAAAACGTCACGGTTAAGACCTACGACGGTGGTCACATGATGTACACCAATCCATCCGCCAAGGCGG